In Nematostella vectensis chromosome 2, jaNemVect1.1, whole genome shotgun sequence, one genomic interval encodes:
- the LOC5514781 gene encoding adenylyl cyclase-associated protein 2 isoform X1 has protein sequence MTSNPKTLARLDAVFHRLEAVNSKLGGKPGNTRVTSSKSEFEKLVQQLESATVRIESRLKTPGDANGDGSPSVQGFDQVLNDKLAKFFQLCYEIGGDVKDQAALMKEAFTAQREFLVWVSGRGRQPQDVMSTKLKSTSDKISEVQAFCNSHRGSKQFNHLSGVSEGVAALAWVAAPGKPSSFVKEKCDAAQFYTNRVLKDFKDKEPKHAEWARGLIGALKQLEEYVRDHHSVTLSWGM, from the exons ATGACAAGCAACCCCAAGACTCTAGCTCGATTGGATGCGGTTTTTCATCGCTTAGAAGCTGTCAATTCAAAACTTGGCGGAAAACCTGGGAACACGAGAGTAACATCCTCTAAAAGCGAGTTTGAAAAATTAGTGCAGCAACTAGAGTCTGCTACCGTGAGAATAGAATCCCGATTGAAGACTCCTGGTGATGCAAATGGTG ATGGATCCCCAAGCGTCCAAGGTTTTGATCAA GTATTGAATGACAAACTGGCAAAGTTTTTTCAACTCTGTTATGAAATTGGTGGCGATGTAAAGGACCAG GCTGCTCTGATGAAGGAGGCTTTTACTGCGCAGCGGGAGTTCTTGGTGTGGGTATCAGGCAGAGGACGCCAGCCACAG GATGTTATGTCTACAAAGCTTAAATCAACATCTGACAAGATTAGCGAAGTTCAG GCTTTCTGTAACAGCCACCGAGGAAGCAAGCAGTTTAATCATCTTTCTGGCGTCAGCGAGGGAGTCGCGGCCCTAGCTTGGGTTGCTGCG CCAGGAAAACCATCCTCATTTGTTAAAGAAAAATGCGACGCTGCACAGTTCTATACGAATCGAGTACTAAAGGATTTCAAAGACAA GGAACCAAAGCACGCTGAATGGGCACGCGGGCTCATCGGTGCGCTAAAGCAGTTAGAGGAGTACGTGCGTGACCACCACAGTGTCACGCTTTCCTGGGGCATGTAA
- the LOC5514781 gene encoding adenylyl cyclase-associated protein 2 isoform X2, protein MQMVMDPQASKVLINLFLFQVLNDKLAKFFQLCYEIGGDVKDQAALMKEAFTAQREFLVWVSGRGRQPQDVMSTKLKSTSDKISEVQAFCNSHRGSKQFNHLSGVSEGVAALAWVAAPGKPSSFVKEKCDAAQFYTNRVLKDFKDKEPKHAEWARGLIGALKQLEEYVRDHHSVTLSWGM, encoded by the exons ATGCAAATGGTG ATGGATCCCCAAGCGTCCAAGGTTTTGATCAA tttatttttattccagGTATTGAATGACAAACTGGCAAAGTTTTTTCAACTCTGTTATGAAATTGGTGGCGATGTAAAGGACCAG GCTGCTCTGATGAAGGAGGCTTTTACTGCGCAGCGGGAGTTCTTGGTGTGGGTATCAGGCAGAGGACGCCAGCCACAG GATGTTATGTCTACAAAGCTTAAATCAACATCTGACAAGATTAGCGAAGTTCAG GCTTTCTGTAACAGCCACCGAGGAAGCAAGCAGTTTAATCATCTTTCTGGCGTCAGCGAGGGAGTCGCGGCCCTAGCTTGGGTTGCTGCG CCAGGAAAACCATCCTCATTTGTTAAAGAAAAATGCGACGCTGCACAGTTCTATACGAATCGAGTACTAAAGGATTTCAAAGACAA GGAACCAAAGCACGCTGAATGGGCACGCGGGCTCATCGGTGCGCTAAAGCAGTTAGAGGAGTACGTGCGTGACCACCACAGTGTCACGCTTTCCTGGGGCATGTAA
- the LOC5514785 gene encoding homeobox protein six1: MLPASHMPFSMEQIISVCECLQNSGNIERLARFLWSLPKDSEEIHACETILVAKAVVAFHQNNFKELYSILESRKFQRSEHEKLQCLWRTAHYIEAERVRGRPLGAVGKYRVRRKFPLPRTIWDGEETTYCFKEKSRSILNKAYVDSPYPTPREKHELAKMTDLTVTQVSNWFKNKRQRVRAAEIRKRRMSDQEYSMLKIKDAGRSMTHSYEELRSHFPFLIPQYSMIQSSESVLPAAYLSEYHAHAQAITQQMQYPTYPAFIAAAPKWRQMAATSSATSSISQAALDHSPSGFSHSACVNCPTAILTSKRSAFEPISSVSGSRYSPYEVKEHAEDDERYYRGKV, from the exons ATGCTTCCGGCCTCACACATGCCCTTCTCGATGGAACAGATAATTTCTGTTTGTGAATGTTTACAAAACAGTGGAAACATAGAGCGATTGGCCAGATTTCTATGGTCCTTGCCCAAAGATAGCGAGGAAATCCATGCCTGCGAGACAATACTTGTCGCAAAAGCTGTTGTTGCTTTTCACCAGAACAACTTCAAGGAGCTGTACTCTATCCTGGAGAGCAGGAAATTCCAAAGATCAGAGCACGAGAAGCTTCAGTGTCTTTGGCGAACAGCTCACTACATAGAAGCTGAAAGAGTCCGCGGCCGACCCCTAGGGGCGGTTGGCAAGTACAGAGTGCGCAGAAAGTTCCCGCTTCCTAGGACCATTTGGGATGGTGAAGAAACCACATATTGCTTTAAAGAAAAGTCGAGAAGCATTCTAAACAAAGCTTATGTAGACAGTCCGTACCCCACTCCCCGGGAAAAGCACGAGCTTGCTAAAATGACCGATTTGACGGTAACACAAGTCAGCAATTGGTTCAAGAACAAAAGGCAAAGAGTGCGCGCGGCAGAAATACGGAAAAG AAGGATGTCAGATCAAGAATACTCCATGCTGAAAATCAAAGATGCCGGTCGGTCAATGACACACAGTTACGAGGAGTTGAGAAGCCACTTCCCCTTTCTCATCCCCCAGTATTCTATGATCCAGAGCTCGGAATCGGTGCTACCAGCGGCCTATCTATCAGAATACCATGCGCACGCACAGGCAATCACGCAACAGATGCAGTACCCCACCTACCCAGCATTCATAGCGGCCGCTCCCAAATGGCGGCAAATGGCGGCAACATCGAGTGCAACCTCATCTATTTCGCAGGCGGCGCTGGACCATTCTCCTAGCGGTTTCTCTCACAGCGCATGCGTCAATTGCCCGACGGCAATCCTTACTTCAAAAAGAAGTGCCTTTGAGCCTATTTCTTCGGTCAGCGGCAGCAGATACAGTCCTTACGAAGTCAAGGAGCATGCTGAAGATGACGAGCGATATTATCGCGGGAAAGTGTGA